In Selenomonas sp. TAMA-11512, a genomic segment contains:
- a CDS encoding amino acid ABC transporter substrate-binding protein: MKKVLAGLLSLAFAGVIAGCGGSGDKAADKPAEKKAEEKIVIGLDDNFPPMGFHDESNEIVGFDIDLAKELSKRLGTPVEFKAIDWASKEAEIASGRIDAIWNGLEITEERKKNLLFSEPYMNNRLLIFRRAKDDSIRSEADLAGKAVATQSGSSTAEDYVDGNASKFSSTKKYPEYLSAFMDLEAGRIDAVICDEIIGRYYMSKHPDTMEAVDGNVGPVTQYGVAYKKENKELRDKFQKVLDEMRADGTMAKISEKWFGKDITKL; this comes from the coding sequence ATGAAGAAGGTATTGGCGGGGCTTCTGTCGCTTGCTTTCGCGGGCGTCATCGCGGGCTGCGGGGGAAGCGGAGACAAGGCGGCGGATAAGCCGGCGGAGAAAAAGGCGGAGGAGAAGATTGTCATCGGTCTCGATGACAACTTCCCGCCGATGGGCTTCCACGATGAGAGCAATGAGATCGTCGGCTTTGATATCGATCTCGCGAAGGAGCTCTCGAAGCGTCTCGGCACGCCGGTCGAGTTCAAGGCGATTGACTGGGCGAGCAAGGAAGCGGAGATTGCTTCGGGGCGCATCGACGCGATATGGAACGGCCTTGAGATCACGGAGGAGCGCAAAAAGAACCTTCTCTTCTCGGAGCCCTATATGAATAACCGGCTGCTCATCTTCCGCCGCGCGAAGGATGACAGCATCCGCTCGGAGGCGGATCTCGCCGGCAAGGCGGTCGCGACGCAGAGCGGCAGCAGCACGGCGGAGGACTATGTCGACGGCAACGCCTCGAAGTTCTCATCGACGAAGAAGTATCCGGAGTATCTCTCCGCGTTCATGGATCTCGAGGCGGGACGCATCGACGCGGTCATCTGCGATGAGATCATCGGCCGCTACTATATGTCGAAGCATCCGGACACGATGGAGGCGGTTGACGGCAATGTCGGTCCCGTGACGCAGTACGGGGTCGCGTATAAGAAGGAAAACAAGGAGCTGCGCGATAAGTTCCAGAAGGTGCTCGATGAGATGCGCGCTGACGGAACGATGGCGAAGATTTCGGAGAAGTGGTTCGGCAAGGATATCACGAAGCTGTAA
- a CDS encoding ISLre2 family transposase, which translates to METIVTEILEIIKGTKDNISQEEQLRSYFEILICRAVSEAFERIDKELAKRYAAKGWHVERLDARCVQASYGTIQIRRRRMKKEGEASIYPLDKEVGIRPYRRYTAYLEYVIACIAAKSVYRDTAAVVNLLSPVTISHQQVAHVVRRVGETYGAWEKLQESTDPMEETELRRPEVLYIEGDGLMLHGQNKKQLELHRFQIAEGVQENGNRRTLIGTHYVANLDHEKAKESLLHYLGSHYDLTHTLVLSNSDGGAGYTCGVFEEILGSVGRHEHFLDWYHVQRKCRERLLWANSTLCKKLHKALYIHEREEVGLVLDTVESMSQDERQTEQVELLRKYIERNWIYLAGLEERGIGEYRKLLGTCESNHRLYSYRMKKQGRRWSRAGGEAMVKIITGLKNGDLREAMAAKAKLFNEKVGRDFRGAVREALKRSKSTTYDGIRHGRITVSAPMSSGIGHLSKCFA; encoded by the coding sequence ATGGAAACCATTGTAACAGAAATCCTGGAAATAATAAAGGGTACAAAAGACAATATCTCACAAGAAGAACAACTGCGCAGTTACTTTGAGATCCTGATATGCCGTGCAGTTAGTGAGGCATTCGAACGAATTGACAAAGAACTGGCAAAGCGATACGCAGCCAAAGGCTGGCACGTGGAACGGCTTGATGCACGGTGCGTGCAAGCAAGCTACGGAACGATTCAAATCCGTCGCAGGCGCATGAAAAAAGAAGGAGAAGCCAGTATATACCCCTTGGACAAAGAAGTGGGTATTCGCCCTTACCGGAGATACACCGCCTATTTGGAATACGTTATTGCCTGTATTGCAGCCAAGAGCGTCTACCGTGATACAGCCGCTGTCGTCAACCTGCTGAGTCCCGTCACGATAAGCCACCAACAAGTTGCACATGTCGTGAGACGAGTAGGAGAAACCTATGGTGCTTGGGAGAAATTGCAGGAAAGCACCGATCCCATGGAAGAGACAGAACTGCGCCGACCGGAAGTTCTCTACATCGAAGGGGATGGACTCATGCTGCACGGGCAGAATAAGAAACAGCTCGAGCTCCATCGATTCCAAATCGCCGAAGGCGTGCAAGAAAACGGCAACCGTCGTACCCTTATTGGCACCCACTATGTAGCGAATCTCGATCACGAGAAAGCCAAAGAGAGTCTGCTGCACTATCTGGGGAGCCACTATGATCTAACCCATACCCTGGTTCTGAGCAACAGTGATGGAGGTGCCGGTTACACCTGCGGCGTCTTTGAAGAAATCCTTGGAAGCGTCGGCCGGCATGAGCACTTTCTGGATTGGTACCACGTACAAAGAAAATGCAGAGAACGCCTTTTATGGGCGAATTCGACCCTGTGTAAGAAACTACACAAAGCGCTGTATATACATGAGCGTGAGGAAGTGGGCCTAGTATTGGATACCGTGGAATCTATGTCCCAAGATGAGCGACAAACGGAACAAGTGGAGCTTCTTCGAAAGTACATAGAAAGAAACTGGATATACCTTGCCGGCTTGGAAGAACGAGGGATCGGGGAATACAGGAAGCTTTTGGGGACGTGTGAAAGCAACCATAGGCTCTATAGCTACCGGATGAAGAAGCAAGGCAGACGATGGAGTCGAGCCGGTGGCGAAGCGATGGTAAAGATCATCACTGGATTGAAGAATGGTGATCTGCGAGAGGCCATGGCGGCGAAGGCGAAATTGTTCAATGAGAAGGTAGGAAGAGACTTCCGCGGAGCCGTGCGAGAGGCATTGAAAAGAAGCAAGAGCACGACGTATGACGGGATCCGACACGGGAGGATTACAGTAAGTGCGCCGATGAGCAGTGGGATTGGACATTTGTCCAAATGCTTTGCTTAG